In a genomic window of Scyliorhinus torazame isolate Kashiwa2021f chromosome 5, sScyTor2.1, whole genome shotgun sequence:
- the LOC140418551 gene encoding uncharacterized protein, translating to MATKSGCFFTPAGVRRGGFAVGKLKTDITSGSEYHQIFNMQENSNASSAEKCGDCEQGFRSLSELEAHQPSHTGERLFTCPECGKGFTWSSNLLRHQRVHSGETPFTCPECGKGFTRSSGLQQHQRVHTGERPFICSKCGKGFTDSSTLLKHQQVHTDERPFKCVDCARCYKSSLNLMRHQRAHTDERPFRCLDCGTGFRQSSELIVHQRIHTGERPFTCPECGKGFTRSSGLLQHQRVHTGERPFSCSKCGKGFSDSSTLLKHQQVHTEARPFQCTDCGKCYKSPVDLMRHQLVHTDERPFRCSHCGTGFRQSSLLTVHQRIHTRERPFTCFECGKGFTQSSTLQRHQRVHTGERPFPCFVCGKRFTRLSILTSHQRVCK from the exons atggcgacgAAGAGCGGCTGCTTCTTTACACCCGCA ggtgttagaaggggaggatttgcagttgggaaactgaaaacagacatcacatcaggatctgaatatcatcagatttttAACATGCAAGAAAATAGCAATGCTAGCAGTGCggagaaatgtggggactgtgagcaGGGATTCAGATCCCTTTCGGAGCTGGAAGCCCATCAgcccagtcacactggggagagactgttcacctgcccagaatgtgggaagggattcacctggtcatccaatctgctgagacaccagcgagttcatagtggggagacgccattcacctgcccagagtgtgggaagggattcactcgatcatcagggctgcaacaacaccagcgggttcacactggggagaggccattcatctgctccaagtgtggaaagggatttactgaTTCTTCCACTCTGTtgaaacaccagcaggttcacacggacgagagaccttttaaatgtgtagACTGTGCGAGGTGCTATAAAAGTTCCCTCAACCTAATGCGCCATCAGCGagctcacactgatgagagaccgttcaggtgcttggACTGTGGAACTGGGTTCAGGCAGTCATCTGAACTCattgtacaccagcgaattcacactggagagaggccgttcacctgccccgaatgtgggaagggattcactcgatcatcagggctgctacaacaccagcgagttcacaccggtgagaggccattctcctgctccaagtgtggaaagggattcagcgattcatccaccctgctgaaacaccagcaggttcacactgaagCGAGACCATTTCAATGCactgactgtgggaagtgctataaaagtcctGTGGATCTGATGCGccatcagcttgttcacactgatgagagaccattcagatgctctcactgtgggacagggtTCAGGCAATCATCTCTACTgactgtacaccagcgaattcacaccagggagaggccattcacctgcttcgagtgtgggaaaggattcactcagtcatccactctgcaaagacaccagcgagttcacactggggagagaccgttcccctgcttcgtgtgtgggaagagattcactcggttgtccATCCTGACAAGTCACCAGCGTGTTTGTAAATAA